One window from the genome of [Mycobacterium] stephanolepidis encodes:
- a CDS encoding serine hydrolase domain-containing protein, whose amino-acid sequence MAIPLGPNVAATAPVRGTELYPGDLPGLRLPNGVEGWARPELASVVRTFEWMFTKYRLGGGGLCVYVDGEPALDIWAGAAAAGQGWTRDTGALVFSASKGIAATVIHRLVDRGLLVYDAPVARYWPEFGANGKSSITVRQVLDHRAGLSRLDGIARHAEEVTDHELMEQRLAAAPVDKFYGKRAYHALTFGWLLAGLARSVTGKDMRELFRTEIAEPLGVEGIHLGRPPRTSSTKAASMYPFLDPVATRPVVGRVLPTVIRAIDRLPGFEGAIGTMYEPGMERILADDGTLSSALYDMQAPAANAVATAPALAKMYAALAGGGTVEGREFLSPETVAGLARRINLSIDRTIVFPMGMHLGYMSLPMNGFRGGFGHIGLGGSMGWADPKRKIAVGLAHNRLPLTMALDQISFAFLWPQIVKAVG is encoded by the coding sequence ATGGCGATCCCACTGGGCCCCAATGTTGCGGCCACAGCACCTGTACGTGGCACTGAGCTGTACCCGGGTGACCTGCCCGGATTGCGGCTACCGAACGGCGTGGAGGGCTGGGCGCGGCCCGAGCTGGCCTCCGTCGTCCGAACCTTCGAGTGGATGTTCACCAAGTACCGCCTCGGCGGCGGTGGTCTCTGTGTCTACGTCGACGGTGAACCGGCATTGGATATCTGGGCCGGAGCGGCTGCCGCGGGGCAGGGCTGGACACGCGACACCGGAGCGCTTGTCTTCTCGGCGTCGAAGGGCATCGCGGCCACCGTGATTCACCGTCTGGTCGATCGTGGCCTACTCGTCTATGACGCCCCGGTTGCGCGTTACTGGCCGGAGTTCGGCGCCAACGGTAAGTCCTCGATCACCGTGCGCCAGGTTCTCGATCATCGCGCCGGACTTTCCCGGTTGGACGGGATCGCGCGCCATGCGGAGGAAGTCACCGACCACGAGCTGATGGAACAGCGTCTGGCCGCGGCGCCGGTCGACAAGTTCTACGGCAAACGCGCGTATCACGCGCTTACCTTCGGGTGGCTGCTTGCGGGCCTGGCCCGGTCGGTCACCGGCAAGGACATGCGTGAGCTGTTTCGCACCGAGATCGCCGAGCCGCTCGGGGTCGAGGGGATACATCTCGGACGTCCGCCGCGGACCTCGTCGACCAAGGCCGCTTCGATGTACCCATTCCTGGATCCGGTGGCGACCCGGCCTGTGGTGGGCCGGGTGCTGCCGACAGTCATCCGTGCCATCGATCGTCTTCCCGGTTTCGAGGGCGCGATCGGCACGATGTACGAGCCCGGAATGGAGCGGATTCTCGCCGACGACGGCACCCTGAGTTCAGCGCTGTACGACATGCAGGCACCCGCGGCCAACGCGGTCGCGACGGCACCGGCTCTCGCCAAGATGTACGCCGCCCTGGCAGGCGGTGGCACTGTCGAGGGCCGTGAGTTCCTTTCGCCGGAAACCGTTGCCGGGCTTGCTCGTAGGATCAACCTGAGCATCGACCGCACCATCGTGTTCCCCATGGGCATGCACCTGGGATACATGTCGCTGCCTATGAATGGATTCCGCGGCGGATTCGGCCACATCGGGCTCGGCGGCTCGATGGGATGGGCCGACCCCAAGCGCAAGATCGCTGTCGGCCTCGCACATAACCGGCTGCCGCTTACCATGGCTCTCGACCAGATCTCGTTTGCGTTCTTGTGGCCGCAGATCGTCAAGGCCGTCGGCTGA
- a CDS encoding PucR family transcriptional regulator, with translation MTASLSDRFMRRLPETARRAVDCFASEVPYYGMLPREVLDGEITEFTKQHFRIFSRVMLESRAPTEDEFAVSILAASRRAQEDIPLPAILAVYNVAARVGIETLRELATPDEFDQVLTISMQVQRYLQLMLPAVTAAYLEERQGLYSATTEARRDLFDALVKGEPWTDAAERASVTLALSYNVLFLYMPEPAANTVVARRRAHLVQDIVDERAREPVLTSLDGRGGTILLPAVGAVESLLPLFSEVAGGPVTLGVADATDPDEIAAAADEARELALLALRLGRAPGAYRLSDLLLEYQITRPGRARELLAATIQPLAAHPHLQQALSAYLQHEHGRQLAAKSLHVHPNTLDYRLRRVAELTGLDPAQPSAARTLAAALLAVRTSGGMPSQSSGK, from the coding sequence ATGACGGCGTCACTCAGTGATCGGTTCATGCGTCGGCTGCCGGAGACGGCGCGCCGCGCGGTGGACTGCTTCGCTTCCGAGGTGCCGTACTACGGAATGCTGCCGCGCGAGGTTCTCGACGGCGAGATCACCGAGTTCACCAAGCAGCACTTCCGAATCTTCTCTCGGGTGATGCTGGAATCGCGGGCGCCCACCGAAGACGAATTCGCGGTGTCGATCCTGGCTGCGTCCCGGCGCGCGCAGGAGGACATCCCGCTTCCGGCGATCCTGGCCGTCTACAACGTCGCCGCACGGGTCGGCATAGAGACACTCCGGGAGCTGGCCACCCCCGACGAGTTCGATCAGGTATTGACCATCAGCATGCAGGTGCAGCGATATCTGCAACTGATGCTTCCTGCCGTAACCGCCGCGTATCTCGAAGAGCGCCAAGGTCTTTACAGTGCGACAACCGAGGCCCGGCGCGATCTCTTCGATGCTTTGGTCAAGGGGGAGCCGTGGACCGACGCCGCTGAACGCGCCAGTGTCACGCTCGCACTGTCGTACAACGTGCTGTTCCTGTACATGCCCGAACCCGCGGCCAACACCGTGGTGGCGCGCAGACGTGCGCACCTGGTGCAGGACATCGTCGACGAGCGTGCACGCGAACCCGTGCTCACCTCCCTGGACGGCCGTGGCGGCACCATCTTGCTGCCTGCGGTGGGTGCGGTGGAGTCGCTGCTGCCCTTGTTCTCCGAGGTGGCCGGGGGACCGGTCACGCTCGGAGTCGCCGATGCGACCGACCCCGATGAGATCGCCGCCGCAGCGGATGAAGCACGCGAATTGGCTTTACTCGCATTACGGCTCGGTCGAGCGCCGGGTGCGTACCGGCTCTCCGATCTGCTGTTGGAGTACCAGATCACTCGCCCGGGGAGAGCCCGAGAGTTACTTGCCGCCACCATCCAGCCACTCGCGGCCCACCCGCACTTGCAGCAGGCACTCAGTGCGTATCTGCAACACGAGCACGGGCGGCAGCTCGCGGCCAAATCGCTGCATGTGCATCCGAATACCCTCGACTATCGGTTGCGCCGCGTCGCCGAACTCACCGGCCTGGATCCCGCGCAGCCTTCTGCCGCACGGACATTGGCGGCGGCCCTACTGGCGGTCAGAACCTCCGGAGGTATGCCGTCACAGTCGTCCGGCAAGTAG
- a CDS encoding class I SAM-dependent methyltransferase, with the protein MTAIAPRRSLNNLVTRYWTVMSKVYNFPLVQRHIYSPAQNDTIRQLRAHGARRIADIACGTGILASRIQSELHQPSVFGIDMSDGMLAKARARTTDVQWRKAPAEQLPFEDGALDAVVTTSAFHFFDQPAALAEFYRVLAPGGMVSVATICPRERRWMRRGTGERGPAHFPTAREMERLFSRAGFDVVVHRPVERPFTPPLVSVDWICVGLKA; encoded by the coding sequence ATGACTGCCATCGCCCCACGGCGTTCACTCAATAATCTGGTCACGCGGTATTGGACCGTGATGTCGAAGGTGTACAACTTCCCGCTCGTGCAACGCCACATCTACAGCCCCGCGCAAAACGACACCATTAGGCAACTACGCGCACACGGCGCTCGACGGATTGCCGATATTGCCTGTGGTACAGGAATACTGGCGTCACGAATTCAATCCGAGCTTCACCAACCATCCGTCTTCGGGATCGACATGTCCGATGGCATGCTCGCCAAGGCACGCGCACGGACCACCGACGTCCAGTGGAGGAAGGCACCCGCGGAGCAGCTTCCATTCGAGGACGGTGCTCTCGACGCGGTCGTCACAACGTCGGCATTCCATTTCTTCGATCAGCCCGCCGCTCTGGCAGAGTTCTATCGAGTGCTCGCCCCCGGCGGCATGGTGTCGGTCGCCACGATCTGCCCGAGGGAGCGCCGCTGGATGCGACGCGGAACCGGGGAACGCGGACCGGCGCACTTTCCCACAGCCCGCGAAATGGAGCGGCTGTTCTCGCGTGCCGGGTTCGACGTCGTCGTGCATCGCCCGGTGGAACGCCCGTTCACGCCACCCCTGGTGTCGGTCGACTGGATATGCGTTGGCCTCAAGGCCTGA
- a CDS encoding SDR family NAD(P)-dependent oxidoreductase — protein sequence MEGFSGKVAVVTGAGSGIGRALAVELARSGAKVAISDVDAEGLAETERQVKALGADVRADRLNVVEREAFLLYADAIKEHFGKVNQIYNNAGIAYQGEVEESQFKDIERIIDVDFWGVVNGTKAFLPHLIASGDGHVVNVSSLFGVLSMPGQSAYNSAKFAVRGFTESLRQEMIIGKKPVAVTCVHPGGIKTAIARNSTAAEGYDVKAGAALFDKYLANTSPEAAARIILTAVRKKKPRVLVGPDAKILDVVVRITGARYQDIFSLVTRFVMPKPTK from the coding sequence ATGGAAGGCTTCAGCGGCAAGGTGGCCGTGGTGACCGGTGCGGGTTCGGGAATCGGACGTGCCCTGGCGGTGGAACTCGCACGCTCTGGCGCCAAGGTGGCCATCAGCGATGTCGATGCCGAAGGCCTGGCAGAGACCGAACGCCAGGTCAAGGCCCTGGGCGCGGATGTTCGCGCCGATCGCCTCAATGTCGTTGAGCGCGAAGCCTTCCTGCTCTACGCCGATGCCATCAAGGAGCACTTCGGCAAGGTCAACCAGATCTACAACAACGCCGGCATCGCCTATCAGGGCGAGGTAGAGGAAAGCCAGTTCAAGGACATCGAGCGGATCATCGACGTCGACTTCTGGGGCGTGGTCAACGGCACCAAGGCCTTCCTGCCGCACCTGATCGCCTCCGGCGACGGTCACGTCGTCAACGTTTCCAGCCTGTTCGGCGTGCTGTCCATGCCGGGCCAAAGTGCTTACAACTCGGCCAAGTTCGCGGTACGCGGCTTCACCGAGTCGCTGCGCCAGGAAATGATCATCGGCAAGAAGCCGGTCGCGGTCACCTGCGTGCACCCCGGCGGCATCAAGACCGCCATCGCACGCAACTCCACCGCCGCAGAGGGCTACGACGTCAAGGCCGGGGCCGCATTGTTCGACAAGTACCTCGCGAACACCAGCCCCGAGGCCGCGGCACGCATCATCCTGACCGCCGTACGCAAGAAGAAGCCACGCGTACTCGTCGGGCCCGATGCCAAGATCCTCGATGTGGTCGTTCGGATCACCGGGGCGCGCTACCAGGACATCTTCTCGCTGGTGACGCGTTTCGTCATGCCCAAGCCCACCAAGTAA
- a CDS encoding lipase family protein, producing MTAGTAPTSAPATQPVEAWPMQLGKPLPSPQDPFFRPADGWEKAAPGTPLRRRRVQIGFFGLFPLKLHAWQVLYRSTDLHGAPETTVTTVLVPKNATSESPLLAFQSAIDAVTPKRFPSYYLQHRTFGINQSQNEFLLAVAALQRGWIVTISDHEGPKGLWMAPKQPGYHVLDALRATIAASGEDGIPRLTNHTPTAVWGYSAGGNATAWAAELAGEYAPELNLVGALIGAPAPQPGPLMHQLSGQYSSGLIIIVLAAMMRVSPSIQDFLQKHLTKRGRRMVEKAERLTVIQALLYWPFLNFNRIFDRPLEEVMDTPEIAALTDAMTLGLRTPTAPIYLYHSIHDVLLPVSSTDQLAEDYIAGGAQVTYRRDRASDRVFLLLSGGHDALGWLDERMRGKTLPTRPDVRTVLSTVLSTRALIMYLRQIVAVVKLLAGRL from the coding sequence ATGACAGCCGGCACTGCGCCCACGTCGGCCCCGGCGACCCAGCCAGTCGAGGCCTGGCCGATGCAACTTGGCAAGCCACTACCGTCGCCACAGGACCCGTTCTTCCGTCCCGCCGACGGCTGGGAGAAGGCCGCACCCGGAACACCCCTGCGCCGCCGGCGAGTTCAGATCGGCTTCTTCGGGCTCTTCCCGCTGAAGCTGCATGCCTGGCAGGTGCTCTATCGCAGCACCGACCTGCACGGGGCGCCGGAGACCACGGTGACCACGGTGCTCGTCCCCAAGAACGCGACATCGGAATCTCCGCTGCTGGCCTTCCAGAGCGCGATCGACGCCGTCACCCCCAAGAGGTTCCCCTCCTATTACCTGCAGCACCGCACCTTCGGTATCAACCAGTCGCAGAACGAGTTTCTGCTGGCGGTTGCCGCGCTCCAACGAGGGTGGATCGTCACCATCAGCGATCATGAGGGCCCGAAGGGCCTCTGGATGGCGCCCAAACAACCCGGCTACCACGTGCTGGACGCGCTGCGCGCCACCATTGCCGCTTCGGGCGAGGACGGCATCCCGCGCCTGACCAACCACACACCAACCGCGGTGTGGGGCTACTCAGCCGGCGGTAACGCCACCGCGTGGGCCGCCGAACTCGCCGGTGAGTACGCGCCCGAACTCAACCTGGTCGGGGCGTTGATCGGTGCGCCCGCACCCCAACCCGGACCCCTCATGCACCAGCTCAGTGGCCAGTACTCGTCGGGCCTCATCATCATCGTGCTGGCGGCAATGATGCGGGTGAGCCCATCCATCCAGGATTTTCTGCAGAAGCACCTCACCAAAAGAGGCCGCCGGATGGTCGAGAAGGCCGAGCGTCTTACCGTCATCCAGGCGCTGCTGTACTGGCCATTTCTCAACTTCAACAGGATCTTCGATCGCCCGCTCGAAGAGGTGATGGACACCCCGGAAATAGCCGCCCTCACCGACGCGATGACGCTGGGGCTGCGCACCCCGACCGCACCGATCTATCTCTACCACTCGATCCACGATGTCTTGTTGCCGGTTTCCAGCACGGACCAGCTCGCCGAGGACTACATCGCCGGTGGCGCACAGGTCACCTACCGGCGCGACCGTGCCAGCGACCGCGTCTTCTTGTTACTGTCCGGCGGCCATGACGCGCTCGGCTGGCTTGATGAACGCATGCGCGGCAAGACATTACCCACGCGACCCGATGTCCGGACCGTGTTATCCACGGTCCTCTCGACACGCGCCCTGATCATGTACCTCCGACAGATCGTGGCAGTGGTGAAGCTACTTGCCGGACGACTGTGA
- a CDS encoding serine hydrolase domain-containing protein has protein sequence MAQPHGLDDAVPESPLPTPFAYPPLERGVELLPGVNGWARPEFRGVVRVFALAFTRYRVGGGAICVYVDGEPVLDLWAGQAQKGQAWTRDTAPVIFSASKGVTATIIHKLVDRGLLEYNAPVSRYWPEFAAHGKGAITVDEILSHTAGLSRLTGIAHNYEEMFDPDLMADRLAAAPVDRYFGKPAYHALSIGWLMGRLAKAVTGKDLEELYRTELAEPLGVDGLHMGRPPKGAPSESAALTPHLDRVARSGFIRRTAPPVMGMLDRMPGAKGAASTLYQPGAEMLLADDGHASAPVMDLRCGAGSACCTAPALAKLYAALAGDGSVDGTRLLSPEVTQGLGRKNSYQIDHTLGIPMGWHRGYHSLVAPVIGGGFGHIGAGGSFGWADQKRRISVAIVHNRLPTTMVFDQTIIGTFLPSIIRAAR, from the coding sequence ATGGCACAACCTCACGGCCTCGATGACGCGGTCCCGGAATCACCGCTACCCACCCCCTTCGCCTATCCGCCGCTGGAACGCGGTGTGGAGCTGCTGCCGGGGGTGAATGGCTGGGCGCGCCCGGAGTTCCGCGGGGTGGTGCGCGTCTTCGCGCTTGCCTTTACCCGGTACCGCGTGGGCGGTGGCGCAATCTGTGTGTACGTGGACGGCGAACCCGTATTGGATCTGTGGGCCGGTCAGGCGCAGAAGGGGCAGGCCTGGACGCGGGATACGGCGCCGGTGATCTTCTCGGCGTCCAAGGGAGTCACCGCCACCATCATCCACAAACTGGTGGACCGCGGACTGCTTGAGTACAACGCCCCGGTCAGCCGGTACTGGCCCGAGTTTGCCGCTCATGGCAAGGGCGCGATCACGGTCGACGAGATTCTGTCGCATACGGCGGGGCTGTCGCGACTGACGGGTATCGCGCATAACTACGAGGAGATGTTCGACCCGGATCTGATGGCCGACCGGTTGGCCGCAGCGCCCGTCGACAGATATTTCGGCAAGCCCGCCTATCACGCGTTGTCCATCGGCTGGCTCATGGGACGGCTCGCCAAGGCTGTCACCGGTAAGGACCTCGAAGAGCTGTACCGCACCGAACTGGCCGAGCCACTGGGCGTCGACGGTCTCCACATGGGTAGGCCGCCCAAGGGTGCGCCCTCTGAATCAGCGGCGCTCACACCGCATTTGGACAGGGTCGCACGGTCCGGCTTTATCCGTCGGACGGCTCCGCCGGTCATGGGGATGCTCGACAGGATGCCCGGGGCCAAGGGTGCGGCTTCCACGCTGTACCAGCCGGGTGCCGAGATGCTGCTGGCCGACGACGGGCATGCGAGTGCTCCGGTGATGGATCTGCGGTGCGGAGCCGGCAGCGCCTGCTGTACCGCACCCGCGCTGGCCAAGCTTTACGCGGCCCTGGCGGGCGACGGGAGCGTTGACGGAACACGATTGCTCTCGCCCGAAGTCACCCAGGGCCTCGGACGCAAGAACAGCTACCAGATAGACCACACGCTCGGGATACCGATGGGCTGGCACCGCGGATATCACTCCCTGGTGGCGCCGGTGATCGGTGGCGGCTTCGGGCATATCGGCGCGGGTGGCTCCTTCGGCTGGGCCGATCAGAAGCGCAGGATCTCCGTTGCCATCGTGCACAACCGGCTGCCGACCACGATGGTCTTTGACCAGACGATCATCGGCACCTTCTTGCCGTCGATCATCCGCGCGGCGCGCTAG
- a CDS encoding SDR family NAD(P)-dependent oxidoreductase produces MDGFSGKVAVVTGAGSGIGRALAVELARSGAKVAISDIDNEGLAETERQIKALGAEVRSDRLNVAEREAFLLYADVVKEHFGKINQIYNNAGIDFHGDLEVSEFKDIERIIDVDYWGVVNGTKAFLPHLIASGDGHVVNVSSIFGIMGAPGQSAYNAAKFAVRGFTESLRQEMIIGKKPVAVTCVHPGGVKTNVARNATMAEGYDHAQFAKLFDRVARTSPQAAARIILTAVRKKKPRVLVGPDAKVIDFLVRLTGARYQDLFVLVERFLMPKRSH; encoded by the coding sequence ATGGATGGCTTCAGCGGCAAGGTGGCCGTGGTCACCGGTGCGGGTTCGGGAATCGGACGAGCACTGGCGGTGGAACTCGCGCGCTCGGGCGCCAAGGTTGCCATCAGCGATATCGACAACGAGGGCCTCGCCGAGACCGAACGTCAGATCAAGGCCCTGGGCGCGGAGGTTCGCTCCGATCGGCTGAACGTCGCCGAACGCGAAGCCTTCCTGCTCTACGCCGACGTCGTCAAAGAGCACTTCGGCAAGATCAACCAGATCTACAACAACGCCGGCATCGACTTCCACGGCGACCTGGAAGTCAGCGAATTCAAGGACATCGAGCGGATCATCGATGTCGACTACTGGGGCGTGGTCAACGGCACGAAGGCCTTCCTGCCACATCTGATCGCCTCCGGCGACGGTCACGTCGTCAACGTCTCCAGCATCTTCGGCATCATGGGGGCTCCCGGCCAAAGTGCTTACAACGCAGCAAAATTCGCGGTACGAGGCTTCACCGAATCACTGCGCCAGGAAATGATCATCGGCAAGAAGCCGGTCGCGGTCACCTGCGTGCACCCCGGCGGCGTCAAAACCAACGTGGCCCGCAACGCCACCATGGCCGAGGGCTATGACCACGCACAGTTCGCGAAGTTGTTCGATCGGGTCGCACGCACCAGTCCGCAGGCGGCGGCCCGGATCATCCTCACCGCCGTTCGCAAGAAGAAGCCGCGCGTACTCGTCGGGCCCGATGCCAAGGTGATCGACTTCCTGGTTCGGCTGACCGGCGCGCGCTACCAGGATCTGTTCGTTCTCGTCGAGCGATTCTTGATGCCCAAACGCTCCCACTGA